A stretch of Hippoglossus hippoglossus isolate fHipHip1 chromosome 20, fHipHip1.pri, whole genome shotgun sequence DNA encodes these proteins:
- the topbp1 gene encoding DNA topoisomerase 2-binding protein 1 isoform X2, producing the protein MSKGDKEGFIVKFVESKGQKTEYAVKAYEAILELQSDKYLKSIEEDAVLQMDQKDKSLFVFSTFTSPAFLHCKKLGCRVVSPLVVLFCLQQQRCVPKAEKPLYNMSMADVTVSCTSLDKATRTEVMDLVQLMGGRVYLDLNVSVTHLIAGEVGSKKYLVAASLGKPILLPMWVKACWEKSQDSLFRYTDLPIEDYLCPVLRGCAVCVTGLSSTERKEVQRLCEQHGGNYTGQLKMNECTHLIVSEATGQKYECARKWNVYCVSLHWLFDSIEKGFCQDESRYTVERNTSKTTRLHTSTPTGSSKKEEGPSLLGLSHISVNASVTINDTALTNSTISHLEAPDPIDNLDFTVCPADDILDGCKLYLCGLPGKKLEKLRRLVNAAGGLRFNQPSEELTHVVMGELDQDVNNFISKVTHRPHVVTVPWLLDSFTKGSLLPESDYLHPDCLPPAAASVTVSGRHTLTSRPSVGPPAASPRTPMRAEEDMLSQYMDDDPTIVDMPPPETERRRSMSTMAEPEPWAPNQTRGREPDSTLQEASEAGLFVGKCFILVGFGSEAETQLSLLVTEHGGRVLMGRTRVVADYAVVPLLGCSVESTVDEVVTDTWLAMCVEKEFVLPLSSNPLFTPVPVMDGRFPLKDCVLSVSQFTGAERESLVELAKHLGANVQDYFVRLANQKKGMLASTHLVLQSPEGTKYQAAKKWGLPAVTLHWILESARSGRRAEEERFQVDLPPSPERDDESYVGGSQKPTMPPPPARSSPEIPLLGFQGGKAVTPLDLGRFKSKVFHSVVDEMKPKDNMSTPKQNQEGGRRNPLQKEPSLQLDTPSRFLSRDQLFRPSFNVKDALGALETPAGRSKPGERVETPLTDVINRNLKVALANSSRSHVSDMQAVSASPQLTKTTEKEPPEKEVPPLTGVVICVGKKLSKMQSELNAIAASLGADFRWACDDTVTHYIYQGRVGDNTREYRGVKERGLHVVSQSWLQACAEEGRHVAESLYPFTYNPKMSLNLSQVPNCSQRSPPTRRTQLRNISETNDSKSEHNTTEEATNLRRVSDGSVNQDEMNDTAERSDISETLEMRQNLHRQLQEIMSATKLTTGRRTSVRLTRKGSGAADSRPNTPDGSRVGRSGSRRTLEALRVSREAAMDINTEPSQSEQIVWDDPTAREERAKLADNLQWPGSPSQHSETLAHPPPPTAETGPQSRDSMTDSELVEMAACDVIEQQMGQKVPTPPSRDPEDDILTPKAPSIAFPLANPPVAPEPQEPEEEQQPPRFQLSSLTPQERIDYSHLIEELGGVVLDKQSFDPSCSHIIVGTPLRNEKYLAAMAAGKWILHRSYLEACRSVGCFIQEDDYEWGSSSILDALPSINSQQRRLALAAMRWRKALQGCSEQGGAFSGWTVMLNIDQNRESGFRRLLQSGGAKVLPSPSPSLYKEATHLFADFSRLKPGDFRVDVSEATTDGVTCLKPEYIADYLMQEPTPPTEPYFLTDARPEETPDTPSRKRKAAAESSRLKKSRLN; encoded by the exons ATGTCCAAGGGAGACAAGGAAGGCTTCATCGTGAAGTTCGTGGAAAGTAAAGGTCAAAAGACAGAGTATGCCGTCAAAGCCTATGAG GCCATTTTGGAGCTGCAGTCTGACAAGTACCTGAAGAGCATCGAGGAGGATGCCGTTTTGCAGATGGACCAGAAGGACAAGTCCCTGTTTGTGTTCAGCACCTTCACCTCCCCGGCCTTTCTGCACTGCAAGAAG CTCGGCTGCCGGGTCGTAAGTCCCCTGGTGGTGTTGTTctgcctgcagcagcagcgttgtGTCCCCAAAGCGGAGAAGCCCCTCTATAACATGAGCATGGCCGACGTCACTGTTTCCTGCACCAGCCTGGACAAAGCAACACGG acTGAGGTGATGGATCTGGTGCAGCTCATGGGTGGACGGGTCTATCTTGACCTAAATGTGTCCGTCACTCACCTGATAGCCGGAGAGGTGGGCAGCAAGAAATACCTGGTAGCTGCCAGCCTGGGTAAACCCATCCTTCTGCCCATGTGGGTCAAAGCCTGCTGGGAGAAGTCTCAAGACAG TCTTTTCAGATATACAGATTTACCCATTGAGGACTATCTGTGCCCGGTGCTGCgtggctgtgctgtgtgtgtgacaggccTCTCTAGCACCGAGCGTAAAGAGGTGCAGCGGCTCTGTGAGCAGCACGGAGGCAACTATACGGGTCAGCTCAAAATGAACGAGTGTACACACCTCATCGTTAGTGAAGCAACGG GTCAGAAGTACGAGTGTGCTCGGAAGTGGAACGTGTATTGCGTGTCTCTGCACTGGCTGTTTGACAGCATAGAGAAGGGCTTCTGTCAAGACGAGAGCAGGTACACTGTGGAGCGCAACACTTCCAAGACCACTCGACTGCACACTTCCACCCCCACAGGCTCCAGCAAGAAGGAAG AGGGTCCATCTCTGTTGGGCTTGAGCCACATCTCTGTCAACGCTAGCGTGACGATAAACGACACGGCCCTGACCAACAGCACCATCAGCCACCTGGAAGCTCCAGACCCAATAGATAACCTGGACTTCACCGTCTGTCCAGCTGATGATATACTGGACGGCTGTAAA CTGTATCTGTGTGGCCTGCCggggaagaagctggagaagctgCGGCGCCTTGTGAACGCTGCAGGTGGTCTACGCTTCAACCAGCCCAGTGAAGAACTCACACATGTGGTCATGGGAGAACTGGACCAGGACGTCAACAACTTCATCTCCAAAGTGACTCATAG GCCTCATGTAGTAACAGTTCCGTGGCTGCTGGACAGTTTCACCAAAGGCAGTTTACTCCCAGAATCAGATTACCTCCACCCTGACTGTCTCCcccctgctgcagcttctgtaACTGTGTCGGGCCGTCACACTCTCACCTCCCGGCCATCAGTTGGTCCGCCTGCAGCCAGCCCTCGCACTCCCATGCGAGCAGAGGAGGATATGTTATCACAGTACATGGATGATGACCCAACAATAG TTGACATGCCCCCAccagaaacagagaggaggaggtccATGAGCACAATGGCAGAGCCTGAGCCGTGGGCACCAAACCAGACCAGAGGACGAGAGCCAGACTCGACCCTGCAGGAGGCCAGTGAGGCAGGACTGTTTGTTGGGAAGTGTTTTATTCTCGTGGGCTTTGGCTCGGAGGCTGAAACCCAGCTGTCTCTGCTGGTGACGGAACATGGAGGCAGGGTGCTGATGGGTCGCACACGGGTTGTGGCTGACTATGCTGTGGTGCCGCTGTTGGGCTGTTCAGTGGAGTCCACAGTGGACGAGGTGGTCACTGACACCTGGCTG GCCATGTGCGTGGAGAAAGAGTTTGTTCTGCCACTTTCCTCCAACCCTCTATTCACCCCTGTTCCTGTGATGGATGGACGTTTTCCTCTCAAGGATTGTGTTCTCTCCGTCAGCCAGTTCAccggagcagagagagagtcTTTGGTGGAGCTGGCAAAGCATCTCGGAGCCAA TGTGCAGGATTACTTTGTGCGTCTGGCCAACCAGAAGAAAGGAATGCTGGCCAGCACTCATCTGGTGTTGCAGAGCCCTGAAGGCACAAAGTACCAGGCAGCAAAGAAATGGGGGCTTCCTGCCGTCACCTTGCACTGGATATTAGAGTCTGCTCGGAGCGGccggagagcagaggaggagagatttCAAGTGGACCTGCCACCGTCACCAG agagagatgatgagagTTATGTTGGTGGTTCTCAGAAACCAACCATGCCTCCGCCTCCAGCTCGTTCGTCTCCAGAGATCCCCTTGCTGGGTTTCCAGGGTGGCAAGGCCGTTACCCCGCTTGACTTAGGTCGCTTCAAGAGCAAAGTGTTCCACTCTGTTGTGGACGAGATGAAGCCCAAAGACAACATGAGCACCCCAAAACAAAACCAGGAGGGCGGCAGGAGGAACCCACTTCAAAAGGAGCCGTCCCTGCAACTGGACACCCCGTCTCGTTTCCTCAGCAGAGACCAGCTCTTCAGGCCCTCTTTTAATGTCAAG GATGCACTAGGAGCTTTGGAGACGCCAGCTGGGAGATCGAAGCCAGGAGAAAGGGTGGAGACTCCTCTGACCGATGTCATCAACAGGAACCTGAAGGTGGCGCTGGCTAACAGCTCTCGCAGTCATGTCTCAGACATGCAGGCAGTCTCAGCGAGCCCTCAGCTCACAAAGACAACTGAGAAGGAG CCTCCAGAAAAAGAAGTTCCTCCCCTGACTGGTGTTGTGATCTGTGTGGGAAAGAAACTGAGCAAAATGCAAAGTGAACTAAACGCCATCGCTGCCTCGCTTGGAGCCGACTTCAG GTGGGCGTGTGACGATACAGTGACTCACTACATCTACCAGGGTCGTGTGGGAGACAACACCCGTGAATacagaggagtgaaggagagaggactGCATGTGGTCTCCCAGTCCTGGCTGCAGGCT TGTGCTGAGGAGGGGAGGCACGTCGCAGAGTCTCTGTATCCCTTCACCTACAACCCCAAGATGAGCCTAAACCTGAGCCAGGTGCCCAACTGCTCCCAGAGGTCTCCACCTACAAGACGAACACAGCTCAGAAACATCTCTGAAACCAATGATAGCAAA TCTGAGCACAATACCACAGAAGAAGCTACAAACCTGCGTCGTGTTAGTGATGGAAGTGTAAATCAAGATGAGATGAATGATACAGCAGAACGGAGCG ATATTTCCGAGACTCTGGAGATGAGACAGAACCTGCACAGGCAGCTCCAGGAGATCATGTCAGCCACCAAGTTGACGACAGGGAGGCGCACCTCAGTCAGACTAACCAGGAAGGGGTCCGGGGCTGCAGATTCCAGGCCCAACACACCCGATGGGAGCCGAGTGGGACGTAGTGGGAGCAGGCGTACTCTGGAAGCCCTGAG AGTTTCCAGAGAAGCAGCCATGGACATCAACACAGAGCCATCTCAGAGTGAGCAGATAGTTTGGGACGACCCCACAGCCAGGGAGGAGCGGGCTAAGCTGGCTGACAACTTACAGTGGCCCGGTAGTCCCTCGCAGCATTCTGAGACCCTCGCACATCCACCTCCCCCCACTGCAGAAACCGGCCCCCAGTCCAGGGATTCCATGACGGACTCTGAGCTGGTGGAGATGG CTGCTTGTGATGTCATTGAGCAGCAAATGGGCCAGAAGGTCCCAACCCCTCCATCAAGAGACCCTGAGGACGACATCCTCACTCCTAAAGCCCCCAGCATCGCCTTCCCCCTCGCCAACCCCCCAGTAGCACCAGAGCCACAG GAGCCAGAGGAAGAACAGCAGCCACCCAGATTCCAGCTTTCCTCTCTCACCCCTCAGGAACGCATTGATTACAGTCACCTCATCGAGGAGCTGG GCGGCGTCGTCCTGGACAAGCAGTCGTTTGACCCCAGCTGCTCCCACATCATCGTCGGGACTCCTCTGCGCAATGAGAAGTACCTGGCAGCGATGGCAGCTGGGAAATGGATCCTGCACCGCTCGTACCTGGAGGCCTGTCGATCTGTGGGCTGCTTCATCCAG gAGGATGACTATGAGTGGGGCAGCAGCTCCATCCTGGACGCGTTACCCTCCATCAACTCCCAGCAGAGACGACTGGCATTGGCTGCCATGCGCTGGAGGAAGGCTCTGCAGGGATGCTCTGAACAAGGg GGTGCCTTCAGTGGATGGACGGTCATGCTGAACATCGACCAGAACAGAGAATCCGGCTTCAGGCGGTTGCTGCAGTCTGGTGGAGCAAAG GTCTTGCCCAGTCCCTCTCCGTCCCTGTACAAAGAGGCCACTCACCTGTTCGCCGACTTCAGTCGCCTGAAGCCTGGAGACTTCAGAGTCGACGTATCAGAGGCCACCACAGATGGTGTCACGTGCTTGAAGCCAGAGTACATCGCAGACTACCTTATGCAG GAGCCCACTCCACCGACTGAGCCGTACTTCCTGACTGACGCTCGCCCGGAGGAAACTCCCGACACGCCGTCACGTAAACGTAAAGCAGCCGCCGAGTCGTCCAGGCTGAAAAAGAGTCGTCTGAACTGA
- the topbp1 gene encoding DNA topoisomerase 2-binding protein 1 isoform X1, translated as MSKGDKEGFIVKFVESKGQKTEYAVKAYEAILELQSDKYLKSIEEDAVLQMDQKDKSLFVFSTFTSPAFLHCKKLGCRVVSPLVVLFCLQQQRCVPKAEKPLYNMSMADVTVSCTSLDKATRTEVMDLVQLMGGRVYLDLNVSVTHLIAGEVGSKKYLVAASLGKPILLPMWVKACWEKSQDSLFRYTDLPIEDYLCPVLRGCAVCVTGLSSTERKEVQRLCEQHGGNYTGQLKMNECTHLIVSEATGQKYECARKWNVYCVSLHWLFDSIEKGFCQDESRYTVERNTSKTTRLHTSTPTGSSKKEEGPSLLGLSHISVNASVTINDTALTNSTISHLEAPDPIDNLDFTVCPADDILDGCKLYLCGLPGKKLEKLRRLVNAAGGLRFNQPSEELTHVVMGELDQDVNNFISKVTHRPHVVTVPWLLDSFTKGSLLPESDYLHPDCLPPAAASVTVSGRHTLTSRPSVGPPAASPRTPMRAEEDMLSQYMDDDPTIVDMPPPETERRRSMSTMAEPEPWAPNQTRGREPDSTLQEASEAGLFVGKCFILVGFGSEAETQLSLLVTEHGGRVLMGRTRVVADYAVVPLLGCSVESTVDEVVTDTWLAMCVEKEFVLPLSSNPLFTPVPVMDGRFPLKDCVLSVSQFTGAERESLVELAKHLGANVQDYFVRLANQKKGMLASTHLVLQSPEGTKYQAAKKWGLPAVTLHWILESARSGRRAEEERFQVDLPPSPERDDESYVGGSQKPTMPPPPARSSPEIPLLGFQGGKAVTPLDLGRFKSKVFHSVVDEMKPKDNMSTPKQNQEGGRRNPLQKEPSLQLDTPSRFLSRDQLFRPSFNVKDALGALETPAGRSKPGERVETPLTDVINRNLKVALANSSRSHVSDMQAVSASPQLTKTTEKEPPEKEVPPLTGVVICVGKKLSKMQSELNAIAASLGADFRWACDDTVTHYIYQGRVGDNTREYRGVKERGLHVVSQSWLQACAEEGRHVAESLYPFTYNPKMSLNLSQVPNCSQRSPPTRRTQLRNISETNDSKSEHNTTEEATNLRRVSDGSVNQDEMNDTAERSDISETLEMRQNLHRQLQEIMSATKLTTGRRTSVRLTRKGSGAADSRPNTPDGSRVGRSGSRRTLEALRVSREAAMDINTEPSQSEQIVWDDPTAREERAKLADNLQWPGSPSQHSETLAHPPPPTAETGPQSRDSMTDSELVEMAACDVIEQQMGQKVPTPPSRDPEDDILTPKAPSIAFPLANPPVAPEPQQEPEEEQQPPRFQLSSLTPQERIDYSHLIEELGGVVLDKQSFDPSCSHIIVGTPLRNEKYLAAMAAGKWILHRSYLEACRSVGCFIQEDDYEWGSSSILDALPSINSQQRRLALAAMRWRKALQGCSEQGGAFSGWTVMLNIDQNRESGFRRLLQSGGAKVLPSPSPSLYKEATHLFADFSRLKPGDFRVDVSEATTDGVTCLKPEYIADYLMQEPTPPTEPYFLTDARPEETPDTPSRKRKAAAESSRLKKSRLN; from the exons ATGTCCAAGGGAGACAAGGAAGGCTTCATCGTGAAGTTCGTGGAAAGTAAAGGTCAAAAGACAGAGTATGCCGTCAAAGCCTATGAG GCCATTTTGGAGCTGCAGTCTGACAAGTACCTGAAGAGCATCGAGGAGGATGCCGTTTTGCAGATGGACCAGAAGGACAAGTCCCTGTTTGTGTTCAGCACCTTCACCTCCCCGGCCTTTCTGCACTGCAAGAAG CTCGGCTGCCGGGTCGTAAGTCCCCTGGTGGTGTTGTTctgcctgcagcagcagcgttgtGTCCCCAAAGCGGAGAAGCCCCTCTATAACATGAGCATGGCCGACGTCACTGTTTCCTGCACCAGCCTGGACAAAGCAACACGG acTGAGGTGATGGATCTGGTGCAGCTCATGGGTGGACGGGTCTATCTTGACCTAAATGTGTCCGTCACTCACCTGATAGCCGGAGAGGTGGGCAGCAAGAAATACCTGGTAGCTGCCAGCCTGGGTAAACCCATCCTTCTGCCCATGTGGGTCAAAGCCTGCTGGGAGAAGTCTCAAGACAG TCTTTTCAGATATACAGATTTACCCATTGAGGACTATCTGTGCCCGGTGCTGCgtggctgtgctgtgtgtgtgacaggccTCTCTAGCACCGAGCGTAAAGAGGTGCAGCGGCTCTGTGAGCAGCACGGAGGCAACTATACGGGTCAGCTCAAAATGAACGAGTGTACACACCTCATCGTTAGTGAAGCAACGG GTCAGAAGTACGAGTGTGCTCGGAAGTGGAACGTGTATTGCGTGTCTCTGCACTGGCTGTTTGACAGCATAGAGAAGGGCTTCTGTCAAGACGAGAGCAGGTACACTGTGGAGCGCAACACTTCCAAGACCACTCGACTGCACACTTCCACCCCCACAGGCTCCAGCAAGAAGGAAG AGGGTCCATCTCTGTTGGGCTTGAGCCACATCTCTGTCAACGCTAGCGTGACGATAAACGACACGGCCCTGACCAACAGCACCATCAGCCACCTGGAAGCTCCAGACCCAATAGATAACCTGGACTTCACCGTCTGTCCAGCTGATGATATACTGGACGGCTGTAAA CTGTATCTGTGTGGCCTGCCggggaagaagctggagaagctgCGGCGCCTTGTGAACGCTGCAGGTGGTCTACGCTTCAACCAGCCCAGTGAAGAACTCACACATGTGGTCATGGGAGAACTGGACCAGGACGTCAACAACTTCATCTCCAAAGTGACTCATAG GCCTCATGTAGTAACAGTTCCGTGGCTGCTGGACAGTTTCACCAAAGGCAGTTTACTCCCAGAATCAGATTACCTCCACCCTGACTGTCTCCcccctgctgcagcttctgtaACTGTGTCGGGCCGTCACACTCTCACCTCCCGGCCATCAGTTGGTCCGCCTGCAGCCAGCCCTCGCACTCCCATGCGAGCAGAGGAGGATATGTTATCACAGTACATGGATGATGACCCAACAATAG TTGACATGCCCCCAccagaaacagagaggaggaggtccATGAGCACAATGGCAGAGCCTGAGCCGTGGGCACCAAACCAGACCAGAGGACGAGAGCCAGACTCGACCCTGCAGGAGGCCAGTGAGGCAGGACTGTTTGTTGGGAAGTGTTTTATTCTCGTGGGCTTTGGCTCGGAGGCTGAAACCCAGCTGTCTCTGCTGGTGACGGAACATGGAGGCAGGGTGCTGATGGGTCGCACACGGGTTGTGGCTGACTATGCTGTGGTGCCGCTGTTGGGCTGTTCAGTGGAGTCCACAGTGGACGAGGTGGTCACTGACACCTGGCTG GCCATGTGCGTGGAGAAAGAGTTTGTTCTGCCACTTTCCTCCAACCCTCTATTCACCCCTGTTCCTGTGATGGATGGACGTTTTCCTCTCAAGGATTGTGTTCTCTCCGTCAGCCAGTTCAccggagcagagagagagtcTTTGGTGGAGCTGGCAAAGCATCTCGGAGCCAA TGTGCAGGATTACTTTGTGCGTCTGGCCAACCAGAAGAAAGGAATGCTGGCCAGCACTCATCTGGTGTTGCAGAGCCCTGAAGGCACAAAGTACCAGGCAGCAAAGAAATGGGGGCTTCCTGCCGTCACCTTGCACTGGATATTAGAGTCTGCTCGGAGCGGccggagagcagaggaggagagatttCAAGTGGACCTGCCACCGTCACCAG agagagatgatgagagTTATGTTGGTGGTTCTCAGAAACCAACCATGCCTCCGCCTCCAGCTCGTTCGTCTCCAGAGATCCCCTTGCTGGGTTTCCAGGGTGGCAAGGCCGTTACCCCGCTTGACTTAGGTCGCTTCAAGAGCAAAGTGTTCCACTCTGTTGTGGACGAGATGAAGCCCAAAGACAACATGAGCACCCCAAAACAAAACCAGGAGGGCGGCAGGAGGAACCCACTTCAAAAGGAGCCGTCCCTGCAACTGGACACCCCGTCTCGTTTCCTCAGCAGAGACCAGCTCTTCAGGCCCTCTTTTAATGTCAAG GATGCACTAGGAGCTTTGGAGACGCCAGCTGGGAGATCGAAGCCAGGAGAAAGGGTGGAGACTCCTCTGACCGATGTCATCAACAGGAACCTGAAGGTGGCGCTGGCTAACAGCTCTCGCAGTCATGTCTCAGACATGCAGGCAGTCTCAGCGAGCCCTCAGCTCACAAAGACAACTGAGAAGGAG CCTCCAGAAAAAGAAGTTCCTCCCCTGACTGGTGTTGTGATCTGTGTGGGAAAGAAACTGAGCAAAATGCAAAGTGAACTAAACGCCATCGCTGCCTCGCTTGGAGCCGACTTCAG GTGGGCGTGTGACGATACAGTGACTCACTACATCTACCAGGGTCGTGTGGGAGACAACACCCGTGAATacagaggagtgaaggagagaggactGCATGTGGTCTCCCAGTCCTGGCTGCAGGCT TGTGCTGAGGAGGGGAGGCACGTCGCAGAGTCTCTGTATCCCTTCACCTACAACCCCAAGATGAGCCTAAACCTGAGCCAGGTGCCCAACTGCTCCCAGAGGTCTCCACCTACAAGACGAACACAGCTCAGAAACATCTCTGAAACCAATGATAGCAAA TCTGAGCACAATACCACAGAAGAAGCTACAAACCTGCGTCGTGTTAGTGATGGAAGTGTAAATCAAGATGAGATGAATGATACAGCAGAACGGAGCG ATATTTCCGAGACTCTGGAGATGAGACAGAACCTGCACAGGCAGCTCCAGGAGATCATGTCAGCCACCAAGTTGACGACAGGGAGGCGCACCTCAGTCAGACTAACCAGGAAGGGGTCCGGGGCTGCAGATTCCAGGCCCAACACACCCGATGGGAGCCGAGTGGGACGTAGTGGGAGCAGGCGTACTCTGGAAGCCCTGAG AGTTTCCAGAGAAGCAGCCATGGACATCAACACAGAGCCATCTCAGAGTGAGCAGATAGTTTGGGACGACCCCACAGCCAGGGAGGAGCGGGCTAAGCTGGCTGACAACTTACAGTGGCCCGGTAGTCCCTCGCAGCATTCTGAGACCCTCGCACATCCACCTCCCCCCACTGCAGAAACCGGCCCCCAGTCCAGGGATTCCATGACGGACTCTGAGCTGGTGGAGATGG CTGCTTGTGATGTCATTGAGCAGCAAATGGGCCAGAAGGTCCCAACCCCTCCATCAAGAGACCCTGAGGACGACATCCTCACTCCTAAAGCCCCCAGCATCGCCTTCCCCCTCGCCAACCCCCCAGTAGCACCAGAGCCACAG cAGGAGCCAGAGGAAGAACAGCAGCCACCCAGATTCCAGCTTTCCTCTCTCACCCCTCAGGAACGCATTGATTACAGTCACCTCATCGAGGAGCTGG GCGGCGTCGTCCTGGACAAGCAGTCGTTTGACCCCAGCTGCTCCCACATCATCGTCGGGACTCCTCTGCGCAATGAGAAGTACCTGGCAGCGATGGCAGCTGGGAAATGGATCCTGCACCGCTCGTACCTGGAGGCCTGTCGATCTGTGGGCTGCTTCATCCAG gAGGATGACTATGAGTGGGGCAGCAGCTCCATCCTGGACGCGTTACCCTCCATCAACTCCCAGCAGAGACGACTGGCATTGGCTGCCATGCGCTGGAGGAAGGCTCTGCAGGGATGCTCTGAACAAGGg GGTGCCTTCAGTGGATGGACGGTCATGCTGAACATCGACCAGAACAGAGAATCCGGCTTCAGGCGGTTGCTGCAGTCTGGTGGAGCAAAG GTCTTGCCCAGTCCCTCTCCGTCCCTGTACAAAGAGGCCACTCACCTGTTCGCCGACTTCAGTCGCCTGAAGCCTGGAGACTTCAGAGTCGACGTATCAGAGGCCACCACAGATGGTGTCACGTGCTTGAAGCCAGAGTACATCGCAGACTACCTTATGCAG GAGCCCACTCCACCGACTGAGCCGTACTTCCTGACTGACGCTCGCCCGGAGGAAACTCCCGACACGCCGTCACGTAAACGTAAAGCAGCCGCCGAGTCGTCCAGGCTGAAAAAGAGTCGTCTGAACTGA